The DNA window GAGCTTCGATGTAATGGTTACTGAAAATATGTTCGGAGATATCCTTACCGACGAAGGTTCTGTAATTACAGGTTCAATGGGATTGCTTCCTTCTGCTTCAATTGGTGCTCACACTTCTGTGTTCGAACCTATTCACGGTTCTTATCCACAGGCAGCAGGCAAAAATATTGCTAATCCGCTTGCTACAATTCTTTCGGCAGCAATGATGTTGGAATATGCATTTGGTCTGAAAGAAGAAGCTGAATTAATCACCAAAGCCGTTGCAGCTTCAATGGATGCAGATGTTGTAACTGAAGATATTGCTGGCGAAGGTGTAAAACCGGCTTCAACTTCTGAAGTTGGGGACTGGATTGTAAATTATATCAAGGCTAATTAATAAAACTCCTTGAATAGATAATAAATCCTTGTACAAAAGATTGTTTTCTTTTGTACAGAACAATTAAATCTTTTGTACAGAAGAATGCATTCTTTTGTACAAGGATGCAAAAACATCTCTAGTAGGAATTAATAATCTCCCACAAAGAATCTGTTAAATTCTTGTGGGAGATTTATTTTTACACTATTTTTGTCGCGAATTTTCCCTATGAATAAAACTAACGACAAATGAAATTTAAATTCTTATCTTTTTTCCTTGCTGTATGCATGGTTAATGTTTCTGCTCAAGAGAAATCTGAATCTTTAAATATGGTGGTGTCTCACAGTAAGATATCTTATAATGTAAGTGCGGATAACGAATCGCAAACTACCAATCTTCTGGACATTCTTCAAAAATACCCGATGATAGCTGTAGATGGCTTAGGACAAATGACATTAAATGGTGAACCTGATTTTGGATTGTGCATTGACGGTAAATTCTTCTCTATACAATCATCTTTAACTACCGATATTCTTAAAAGCATTCCAGCCAAAACGGTAGATAAGGTTGAAATATTAACCAATCCTTCATCAGCTCTGATAGCGGAATGTTCGGGAGGAGTAATTAATATTGTGACAAAGAAGCAGACAATAAACGGAACAGATGTTTCCTTAGGTCTAAATGCTACAACCCTAGGTCTTTTAGGTGGCGATGCTTCCTTTAATACGAAGTATAAAGGGCTGACCTTGAACGGAACATATTCTTATGGCTTTGATAACTATAGCAAAAGTGCATTAACCACTGTAGCATATAATGGATTACTAACTAATGAAACAAAGATTCATCCTGAAAAGTTGCATGGTGCAAATGTGAATGCTTTTTATCAGCTAACCAAACGTGATGGTATAGGAGCTGCATTTAATTTGTTTAGTAACCCGGCAACGTTCCCTCTTGAATCTGTTTTGACGTATCCTCAGTCTGATTTTTATAGTAAAGATTCTTCTACTAAAGATATTACTAATTCTTATTATAATATATCGGCATACTATGCTCATTTATTTTCCCCAAATGGAACAAAACTTTCATTAACTTATTCTTTTAATAATCAGCCTATTAATTATAATTATACTAGATATAATATAATAAATAGTGATGGGCGGATATATGCTTATTCTTCATATACTATTAGAAAGTATAATCGAAAAAGACAAGATGTAATGCTCGATTTTGCATTGCCTTTTGCCCTACATCATGAAATTAGTATAGGAGGGAAATATAGTTGGCTAAAAAATAATTCCTCTTACGACAATTTAGAAACACTTAACTCTGAAAAACAATCATATAGTAATAATTATTTTAAAGTAAACTTCGAAAGGTGGTATACTTACCTTCAGTATCAGTTCCATAGTAATGGTTTTCAACTTACTGCAGCTTTACGCACAGAACTAAAACAATATTTATCATGGATAATCTATGATGAAAATATCATAAATATTCTTCCATCTTTGAATTTGTCGTATGCTTTTGATAAAAGTTCTACTATAAGAGCCGATTATCATTCTCACTTAGCTTCTTCTTTGTGGGTGAGTAACTCAAGTCTTGTATCTCCTATGTATGATCAACTAAATACTTCTTCATATAATGACGGCAGATCTCACTTCTTCCATTTAGGCTATAGTAAAATAGCTTCAAAATTTAATTTATTGCTGGATGCTAATTATATTTATGGTGGAGACAGAATTGGGAAAATAAAAAGATATATCCCTTCATCAACAAATACTACTGAAGTTACCTTTGCAGTATGGGAGCCGTTATGCTTTCAGAAAACATTATTATCAGCAACGGCTTCTTATCAATTCTCAAAAGCAATGAAACTTCAACTGGTTGCAACTGGTGGTTATTACGATGAGGGTTACATGGAATTTAACAAGAAACTAACAAAAACGGGCTTTGATGGTAGCTTGGTGGCAAGTAGTTGGTTTAACTTTTCTGATGGTTATATGCTGAATGTAAATGGAGGGTATTATTTCCCACGGAAGTCGGTTCCACTAGATAGTTATAATAACTACTTTTACCGGGTACGGGCATCAAAGAATTTCTTGAAAGATAAACTAACAGTGGCAATCTTTGCCAACGATTTTATAACAAGAAAGAAGGACGTGAAGCAACATGATATTAATGAAAATGATATAAAGCTTAAAACTACCGGAAGAGAATTCGGTCTGTCAATGGTCTATCATTTTTCTCTTCTGTAGAATTATGTGCAATAATTGCTATCACAACATACCTGTTCGGTTTCAAACTCCAAAGTAACGTGGCAAATTCCCGCGTCTTTGAGTCTCTCTTTTATTTGCAGCTTTAATTCCTCCATCATATCAAGATTGGATACAACAATATGGGCAGTCATAGCATTTTCCGTAGTGCTCAGTGCCCAGATGTGCATATGATGGATGCTTTTAACTTCGGCAATATCCGAAATGAGTTCCTTTATATCATTGCTGCTGATATTAACAGGAACACCATCCAATGAAAGACGAACACTTTCGTGAAGCAGGTTCCAGGTAGAAATTAGTATCACAATGGCTACAGTTATACCAATAATAGGGTCTATAACGTACCATCCAGTACCAGAAATAATCATTCCAGATGCTAATACCCCGACAGAAACCAACGCATCGGCAGCCATGTGCAGGTAAGCTCCTCTTACATTCAGATCTTTTTCTTTGTTTTTCATAAAGAGCATAGCTGTAAATGCATTGATAAACACACCGATTCCGGCTACCCAGGCAATAGCACTACCTTCTACCGGACGAGGATTTTTAATCTTTTCAAGACTTTCAATAAGGATTGCTCCAACGGCAATGAGCAAAATAACGGCATTTAGCAGTGAAACAAGTACAGTACTTTTCTTATATCCATAGGTATATTTAGGACTTGCTTTTACTCTGGCTAAACGGAATGCAAGCAAGGCAAGAAATAAACTGGCAACATCGCCCAGATTATGACCGGCATCAGAGAGCAAACCTAAGGAGTCATAGAAAAATCCGGCTCCAAACTCAATTAATACAAAAGAGAGATTCAATACTATGCCAATTATAAATGCTTTATTTAAAGATTCAATAGCATGGCTATGCTGATGTTCGTGATTATGAGCCATTTTATTATTCTTTTATATACAGGTTTAATAATTCAAAAATATGGATTATTTGTGTAACAACTATGCTTTGTGATAAGTTTTCTTACGTATATTTGCAGAAAATACCCATAAATAGGTACGGATATGACTAAGATAGCGAACAAACTCACAGACTTGATAGGCAATACTCCCCTGTTGAAACTGTCTGCTTATATGGAAAAATACAATTCCAGAGCGAATGTTCTTGGAAAACTGGAGTATTTTAATCCTGCGGGAAGTGTGAAAGATCGTACTGCTCTTTCAATGATTGAAGATGCAGAAGCGCGTGGGGTACTTAAACCGGGTGCTACAATTATAGAACCAACTAGTGGTAACACTGGTGTTGGTCTTGCAATGGTTGCTTCAGTAAAGAAGTACAAACTAATTCTTACTATGCCCGAAACTATGAGTATTGAACGCCGTAACTTATTGAAGGCTTACGGTGCAAAAATAGAATTAACGCCGGGTATTGAAGGAATGAAAGGGGCTATCTGTAAGGCAGAAGAACTGAAAGCCAGTATTCCTGGATCTTTTATTCCGCAGCAATTTGAAAACCCATCCAATACGGAAGTGCATAAACGTACAACTGCCGAAGAAATATGGAGAGATACCGATGGACAGGTGGCTGTATTTGTTGCCGGAGTGGGTACTGGCGGTACGGTGTGTGGCGTTGGCGAAACACTTAAAAAGTATAATCCTGATGTATATGTCGTTGCTGTTCAGCCGGCATCAGCTCCTATGCTCACAGAAGGAGAATGGAATCCTCATCGCATTCAGGGGATAGGTGCTAACTTTATTCCAAAGATTTATAATCCGGAAAATGTTGACGAGGTATTTTCGGTTCCCGATAATGAAGCTATCCGTGCAGGCCGTGAATTAGCCCAGACAGAAGGACTGCTGGTGGGAATATCTTCCGGAGCCGCTGCTTATGCTGCCAGAATGGTTGCTCAGCGCCCCGAATTTGCAGGAAAAATGGTTGTTGCTTTATTGCCCGATACTGGCGAACGCTACTTGTCTACAGAAGAGTTTGCTTTCGAAACTTATCCACTGGATTAATTAATAGATATATATTTAATGAAGAAAATTGTATTGTTGCTGTTAATGTGTTCGTTATTCCCAAGTATACATGCACAGAACTATAAAGAACTTTTTGAGAAGGCTAACCAATGTGAAAAAATGGATAGTCTTGTTCAGGCAGAAAAGTATTACCGGGAAGCGCTGAAGCTTGAGCCTACCAATGCACATAACTGCATGATTTTTGCAAACCTCGGACGGCTTCAATATAGAATGCATAAGATCGAAGATGCTCTGGAATCTTATAACTTTGCTTTAAATATGGCTCCGCTTACGGTTCCTATTCTGATGGATAGGGCATCTCTTTTATTTGAAATGGGACTTACCGACAGAGCTTATGTAGATTGCTGCACAGTATTGGATGTTAATAAAAACAATGCGAAGGCTTTATTCCTTCGTGCTTATCTGCAAGCCGGCAGACATAATTATAAGGAAGCAAAAGAAGATTATAAACGATTGTTGGAACTGGAACCGGAAAGCGTTTCCGGAAGATTAGGTCTGGCTATTCTTTATCAACAGGAACAAGATTTCAAGAATTCGCTTGAATTACTGAATAAATTAATTGTAGAATATCCAAATGATGCAGAGTTATACGTTATTCGTGCAGGTGTGGAGAAAGAAATATTTCAGTTGGATGTTGCTCTGATTGATCTTGATAAAGCAATAACTATGTCTCCTACATCAGCAAATGCATATATGTTGCGTGGCGAAATATTACTGGCACAGAAGAAAAAGGAAATGGCTCGGTCTAGCTTTGAAAAAGCAATCAATCTTGGAATTCCTCGTTCAGAACTGGTGCAACAGCTAAAAGAATCTAAATGAGCCTGCGCTCATTTAGATTCTTTTGTTAGTTTCTTAATCAGACCAACAAAATCTTTCCCGTATTTTTCTTTTTTAAATTCCCCGATTCCACTAATATTGCCAAACTCTTCTATTGTAGTGGGGCGTGAACTGCTTAATAAATGAAGTACTTTATCAGAAAGTACAATATATGCCGGAATAGCCTGTTCGTCTGCCAGTTTCTTTCTCAGCACGCGTAGCTCTTCAAATATAAATTCATCTTCATTGCTATAGTCAGGTTTCTCTGGTTTAATCTCTTTGACAGCTTTCTTTTTGCGACTCTTGGCTACAAACTCTTCACGTTTAATGATAACCAAGGTTGCTTTTTCTTTTCCAAAAAGAATATTACGTCCCATTTCAGTAATTCGGAGGTGATTATTCTCGTTGTATGCAATTTCAAAATATCCAAGTTGCAGCATTTGTAAAAGGTAGTCATGCCAATCTCTTGGAGGAATATCCCTGCCTGCACCAAAAGTTTTTAATTGATCGTATCCCTTTTCAATAACCTCGACATTGTTGAACCCTTTTAATATATCTACCAGGAGCGTTGTTCCTATCTGTTCATTGGTACGGGCAATGGCACTCAATGCTTTTTGAACAATGATTGTTCCGTCAAAGCGTTCGGGAGGATTCTTACAAACATCGCAGTTGCCGCAATCTTTATCTGTGGTTTCGCCAAAGTAGCTTAGCAAAATGCGGCGGCGGCAAATATTTGCTTCAGCATATTGCTGCATGCGGTTAAGCTTTTCAAGGTTTATACTCTGTTGCTTGCTTTCATTGGCGAATTTACTTAGTAAAATCAAATCGCTCAGAGAATAAAAAAGCATAGTGTCACTGTCCAAGCCATCTCTTCCCGCACGACCAATTTCCTGGTAGTAATTCTCAATGCTTTTAGGCATATTATAATGTATAACCCATCTTACATTCGATTTGTCAATACCCATCCCAAAAGCAATTGTGGCACAAACTACCTGTACCCTGTCGTTTATAAAGTCGTTTTGTGCTTTGTCTCTTTGTTCCGACGAAAGTCCCGCATGGTAAACAGCAGTTTCAATACCATTCTTCTGTAAGTTTAAAGCGACTTTTTCAGTAGTTTTTCTACTCAGGCAATAAACAATTCCACATTGATTTGGCCTTTTATCAATGAAATCAAGTATTGTCTTGTTCTTTTCTTTTTCCTGATAACCCCTTTTCACCGTAAGGCTAAGATTCGGGCGATCAAAAGAAGATATGAAAACTTTAGGATTCTTAAGTCTTAGCTGATGAAGAATATCTATTCTTGTAATTTTATCTGCCGTAGCAGTAAGAGCAATGATAGGAATTTTAGGGAACTTCTCTCTTAGAATACCCATTTGAGTATATTCTGGTCTGAAATCATGTCCCCATTGAGAAATACAATGTGCTTCATCTATTGCAAACAAAGAAATATTAATATCCCGGAGCAGATAATCTACTTCCGATAATAATTTCTCTGGAGAAACATATAATAACTTAATTTTGCCCATCAAGCATTCACGGCGCAAATTTGCGTTTTCCGATTCACTGTTATTGCTGTTCAAAGCTCCGGCAGTTACTCCATTAGCCTGAAGAGCTTCAACCTGGTCTTTCATTAAAGATATTAAAGGAGAAACAACAATAGCTGTTCCTTCCATTAATAATGCAGGAAGTTGGTAACAGATAGATTTACCTCCTCCTGTAGGCATTAAAACCAATGAATCGTTTTTGGTAAGTATATGATTTATAATATTTTCTTGTAAAGGGCGAAAAGAATCATAACCAAAATAGGTTTTAAGTGTATGAAGCATAGTTATTTAGTTCTCTTATTAAATTCATTAATGAGACAAAGGTAAGCTAAAAAGAATATATATAAGCTTTCGCTCTTAATTTATTACTAAGAAGACTTTGTTTTTTATAATAGTAGCCTTTATAGTAAAGTTCCATTTTCCTGTCACAGAATGAACTCTTATTTTTTTTAATTAAAAATGAATATAACTGAGATATACAATAGAAATATCAGATCTATTCTAAAATTCCCGAATATCCTAATAAAGACAACTGTTCATATATAAGACGTCTCAGAAAACTTTAAATATTCTTTTTTTAGAAGTTTTTATTTGTTTTTTGCCTTTTAAGTCGTATCTATTCCATATTTGAAGTCCGAATTAATAAGATTAATTAATAATGCTATTTTTCAATATTAGCTCTTTTACTATTCTCCTTTTTACTAAGTGAAAAACAGAGGTATTTTATGTTAAAAGTTCTTCAATACTTAAACGTGCTAATTAAATTACCTATAAATGGACAATGTTTTATGAAAAAAAAATACGAATTAGT is part of the uncultured Bacteroides sp. genome and encodes:
- a CDS encoding outer membrane beta-barrel protein codes for the protein MKFKFLSFFLAVCMVNVSAQEKSESLNMVVSHSKISYNVSADNESQTTNLLDILQKYPMIAVDGLGQMTLNGEPDFGLCIDGKFFSIQSSLTTDILKSIPAKTVDKVEILTNPSSALIAECSGGVINIVTKKQTINGTDVSLGLNATTLGLLGGDASFNTKYKGLTLNGTYSYGFDNYSKSALTTVAYNGLLTNETKIHPEKLHGANVNAFYQLTKRDGIGAAFNLFSNPATFPLESVLTYPQSDFYSKDSSTKDITNSYYNISAYYAHLFSPNGTKLSLTYSFNNQPINYNYTRYNIINSDGRIYAYSSYTIRKYNRKRQDVMLDFALPFALHHEISIGGKYSWLKNNSSYDNLETLNSEKQSYSNNYFKVNFERWYTYLQYQFHSNGFQLTAALRTELKQYLSWIIYDENIINILPSLNLSYAFDKSSTIRADYHSHLASSLWVSNSSLVSPMYDQLNTSSYNDGRSHFFHLGYSKIASKFNLLLDANYIYGGDRIGKIKRYIPSSTNTTEVTFAVWEPLCFQKTLLSATASYQFSKAMKLQLVATGGYYDEGYMEFNKKLTKTGFDGSLVASSWFNFSDGYMLNVNGGYYFPRKSVPLDSYNNYFYRVRASKNFLKDKLTVAIFANDFITRKKDVKQHDINENDIKLKTTGREFGLSMVYHFSLL
- a CDS encoding cation diffusion facilitator family transporter — protein: MAHNHEHQHSHAIESLNKAFIIGIVLNLSFVLIEFGAGFFYDSLGLLSDAGHNLGDVASLFLALLAFRLARVKASPKYTYGYKKSTVLVSLLNAVILLIAVGAILIESLEKIKNPRPVEGSAIAWVAGIGVFINAFTAMLFMKNKEKDLNVRGAYLHMAADALVSVGVLASGMIISGTGWYVIDPIIGITVAIVILISTWNLLHESVRLSLDGVPVNISSNDIKELISDIAEVKSIHHMHIWALSTTENAMTAHIVVSNLDMMEELKLQIKERLKDAGICHVTLEFETEQVCCDSNYCT
- the cysK gene encoding cysteine synthase A, producing MTKIANKLTDLIGNTPLLKLSAYMEKYNSRANVLGKLEYFNPAGSVKDRTALSMIEDAEARGVLKPGATIIEPTSGNTGVGLAMVASVKKYKLILTMPETMSIERRNLLKAYGAKIELTPGIEGMKGAICKAEELKASIPGSFIPQQFENPSNTEVHKRTTAEEIWRDTDGQVAVFVAGVGTGGTVCGVGETLKKYNPDVYVVAVQPASAPMLTEGEWNPHRIQGIGANFIPKIYNPENVDEVFSVPDNEAIRAGRELAQTEGLLVGISSGAAAYAARMVAQRPEFAGKMVVALLPDTGERYLSTEEFAFETYPLD
- a CDS encoding tetratricopeptide repeat protein — protein: MKKIVLLLLMCSLFPSIHAQNYKELFEKANQCEKMDSLVQAEKYYREALKLEPTNAHNCMIFANLGRLQYRMHKIEDALESYNFALNMAPLTVPILMDRASLLFEMGLTDRAYVDCCTVLDVNKNNAKALFLRAYLQAGRHNYKEAKEDYKRLLELEPESVSGRLGLAILYQQEQDFKNSLELLNKLIVEYPNDAELYVIRAGVEKEIFQLDVALIDLDKAITMSPTSANAYMLRGEILLAQKKKEMARSSFEKAINLGIPRSELVQQLKESK
- the recQ gene encoding DNA helicase RecQ, with translation MLHTLKTYFGYDSFRPLQENIINHILTKNDSLVLMPTGGGKSICYQLPALLMEGTAIVVSPLISLMKDQVEALQANGVTAGALNSNNSESENANLRRECLMGKIKLLYVSPEKLLSEVDYLLRDINISLFAIDEAHCISQWGHDFRPEYTQMGILREKFPKIPIIALTATADKITRIDILHQLRLKNPKVFISSFDRPNLSLTVKRGYQEKEKNKTILDFIDKRPNQCGIVYCLSRKTTEKVALNLQKNGIETAVYHAGLSSEQRDKAQNDFINDRVQVVCATIAFGMGIDKSNVRWVIHYNMPKSIENYYQEIGRAGRDGLDSDTMLFYSLSDLILLSKFANESKQQSINLEKLNRMQQYAEANICRRRILLSYFGETTDKDCGNCDVCKNPPERFDGTIIVQKALSAIARTNEQIGTTLLVDILKGFNNVEVIEKGYDQLKTFGAGRDIPPRDWHDYLLQMLQLGYFEIAYNENNHLRITEMGRNILFGKEKATLVIIKREEFVAKSRKKKAVKEIKPEKPDYSNEDEFIFEELRVLRKKLADEQAIPAYIVLSDKVLHLLSSSRPTTIEEFGNISGIGEFKKEKYGKDFVGLIKKLTKESK